The following nucleotide sequence is from Glycine max cultivar Williams 82 chromosome 9, Glycine_max_v4.0, whole genome shotgun sequence.
TAATCTTTTACAAATTTTGGACCCATCACTTGTACCTAAACATGAAGAAGCaacaatagaagaagaaaacattCAGAATCTTACTCCAACTGTTGAGAAGTGCTTAGTTTCACTCTTTAAAATTGGACTTGCTTGTTCAGTGCAATCACCAAGAGAAAGAATGAATATGGTTTATGTCACTAGAGAGCTAAGCAAAATCAGAAAATTCTTTCTCGCTGGTAAGATAAATGGAGAATGACTAAATTATCTGCATATTACTGGAGAATAACTGTAGATGTGTCAGATTGCTTCTGCCAAATTTTAACAGCAGTTTTATTTgtcctttgttttttattttatttttttaaattatttcatacgtattagttttccttttcaaacttaatataataaaattgagaTTTCTAGATGCTTAATTGCATATGTTGTTGGCTTCGTCTCTTACCTGATTAATTGCCTATTTACTATTTAGTTACAATTTCATTATCTGCCATTTTGCcatgtatttaaaatttcaaaactacaATGGTAACCGAATTCTTCTCGAATTTCAGGTCTGAGATCAAATGCCACAGCTATTTCAGTCAGAAACTGATGTGTATGTTGCATGGTGTACTCTAGTAGAGTTAAATCCCGGGTGTGAAACTGTTTAATAATTTTGCCTCAGTTATGCACTCGTATGATTGCATCCGTCCATTCTTCAAGTAACATATATATCGTATACTAAATGGATGTAATACTCTATTTAAGTAgtgaacttgttttttttttttcacggaaAAGTAATGAACTTGTagttcctttatttttatttcccaTAAGTTCCCAAATTTTAATGCAGAGcatcaaaatgttttcaaactaaATCCATATTCACTGtaccaaatttttattttattttatattgttggGATACATAAACTTCTCTTTAATATTTAGGGGCTAAATAGCAGAGTCTTCTTTCTAAATTTGGTTTATGTCTTTATGTGACATGAAATTCATAAaggtgaaaatataaaaaaaaaactttcaaaatgAAGTATAcaatttaatgtttaaaaacaCACAAAGTACACGAGCCATAATAAAAAGTGGATTGAAACAGTATAAGTTGATGCAGAGACTGGATATTGCTTCATATAGAGAATTTCAACCGATCTCTCAAGTTATGGATTTTCACATTTCTGAGTCCAAGTCTTTGTAAAATCATGTTGCagattcaatgtttttttttttggtgaattattcaatgtttaaatattaagacaacaaaggagaaaaaaatacatttcaatCTATTCAAGAGCTACTACTTGTAATTTGTGAAAGAAGTAAATGAATTTAGCAACAACTTTTCTAGGAGACATACTAAGATCAAACAATTTAATCTAGTGTTTCTCTGTCAGTTTGAGACAGCAAGTGTGGCCCAAAAATATAGTATATGATACATTGCAGAGCTCAAATTCCActttcaactttttcttcacATTTTTAAATGTGTCTGTCATTGGAATActtcctaataaaaaaattggtagtAAATGCTGATATAGAAGTAGACAACCATACAGAAGATGTAAACTGCACAAgaacttatttttttacagtAACATATctcttattaaatataaatataaatttaacccACTGTTTTAAAAGACCCGTGGATTGCACAAGTAAAAATACTAGTCACTCAATAAAAACAGAATAAATGAATTAGTATAGCAGAATGATGTTTTTATGGTACATTGGAGAAAGTCAAAagcagaacaaaaaaaattaaatgtgtaCAGATAAGTCACATTGGAGTGCATTCATAAGCTCCAAAGGAGGCAGAGTAAAATTGTACTGCTGCAGCACTTGTCCCCTGCTAAAATGTGCAAGTTGATCTGCGACAGTATCAAACAGCTCAGCTAATCTGTGTATTAACATTCCTAACACAGAAAGGAACgctggaaataaaaaatagtatgcTGAAACATTCTACAAACAAACATTATCGTCCAAGCATTGTCAGAGAAGATCATATTATTTCACCACTTCCAGTCCCACCATAAAAATTGCCAGCTACTGATGTATATTTTTGGGGGAAAAATTCGTGAAAAGCCAATCCTACAAGATAGAACAGGTGAGTAACCTGTGTGTGAGGCAACATTCATCCGCATCCATAACTCCTTTCTGTGGGGAGAATCATGCAAACATCCTCCCTGTGAGATGAGCATCAAGTACACGCTGAATGCATTCCCAAGTGCCACGCATGTTTTTTACAGTTGGTTGGGAGAGCCTCATCAAAAGCCTGCaaaggaaaaaacaaacaaacaaacaaacaaactttTTCAGGAACATTAAGCCTCCAAATTTTCTTCCAGAGAGGATGGGAAACTGTTGGATGTTTAAGAAACAAGGTATATGCTGAAGAAGCTGTATACACTCTGCTCATTACCTAGCCAGACCACAATGCCATTTTCTGTAACCCATAATGCTAAATTCTCTGGAAGTGGAGCGCGCAGCTTTGCCAAATTCCTTTGTACATTCTCCCTAACTTCAGATATAGTCAAGTGGGCATCTTCAATATGCACAAAATTCACATCTAGACAAATAGGCCAAGAACCTAACCAATTGGAGAACCAGAAGGATCAAGGACTGCCCCACACCTAAACAAGGACCAAAACCATCCCGAAGCTTGTCAACAGATTTCACAATGCTACACCAGACATAAGAAGCACCTCTCACACTGGTAGTCCTAAGAAGCAGAatgatgttttaattaatttatacttgCACTTTTTTTTCAGACCGCATAGATGATATCCTATGCAAGGTGCTACAATCAGCAATAAACAATTCTACAGAAATAACTGAAAATAGATTTAGGTTTTTAATGAAAAGGGTTACTAAATCAATATTCAGCATTTCAGCTTCAAGCCTGGTTAACATCGCTAAGAAATGTCGTTCCTGCATGATAAACAAATTGCTAGCAATTGATACCAGATATGTCACAGCCCTCAACTACTGTTAGCACTTTAACAAATAACTGTATATACTGACTCGGAAAGAATGCTTTAATAACAAATACTAATTCTCTCAATAATTTTGCATACACCATGTACCAAATTCACTAATCACTATACCAAGTACTGCATACAGAGTTCTCTTTAGAGGAAGTCttgtaataataatgtaaaaagtgACAAACCATGTAGCTATATGAACAGTGTACCCATATCCCGTACTTTATAACTATGTTCAATAGTATTTAAATAACGTGTATTTAAACCTGCGGGAAACATAAATATGTCCTAGATACAAATACAGTACCGTACACACTACACAGGAATatgacaaattttaaaaaattataagtaatgtcacggttaaaatataatatatagaatGAATCTAAAGttaacataaaacaaaacaaaaaatcacagaaaatttatgttttaaaaatgaacaggttattataaaataataaaatatgcatGCCACATCCAGTATTAATCTGATATTgcgatatttaattaatattgatataaaaaatttaaaaaacaaaagtataaactTATTAAAATGTAATTGAAGTAAATATGCATGCCACATCCAGTATTAATACATGTCTAACATTATTACAATACAAAATGACTACTATCTAAAGTTTAAATAGTGCATTGTTGACAATGTAAAAAGATTTTACAATGTCTTTCACTCACAAACAactatgtataataaatttgttgacttttacaaTAAGTCCATATGTACCTTAAAAGTCACATCTACCATAATTTCGAATTAGTTAACAttgtaaaaacttttatttaaaactagtTAATGTAAAGCTAGGTTCAAGACTGAAAAATTAACAGCAATTGAAGAACAAGAATCTAACAATAAGAGCATATTTCTGACAGAGTACATTGTACtaagcaaaaaaacaaaaagctaTAATCTGGTACCAAAGTTCTTAGAAATCAAGAATGAAATATCaaaacaaatgttaattatttctGATTATACAACTAGAATAGAGTAAGTTTAAGAAACTCAACATGCAGATGAAATGACTGGATAAACAACAATTGCTGACACTTTGTGACTATTGGTTTCATTCGTCATAGCCCCACAATTTTTCCCACTCAATCTGTATCTACAACTGTTATAGTTAAGACAAAGTTAACTATGTATAGACCCAGCATCCcatatcaatttaaaaaaggaaaagagcaAGGAAAACATGTAGCTTACATGGAAGGATGAATAATTCTAGGTCTGATGGATAACTATTATCAGAAAATGAGCCTTTCAttctcttccttttcatttAGGATAAAGCCATGTATGGACTCTGCAGTCTGTGCATGCCCAAATAAGAAAATTGCACTTCTGCTCATTGGCATCTAGCAGCAAATCAGTTCACTAGTTGATCATATCATTGACTATCATTTTCCTTCCACAAATGCAATCTGCAATATAATTGCAAATTGTATAAAAAGTATTTACTGGCCAAATTTACTGATAGCATTTTAAGATGCTATAACATGTTTACACAACCTATAATTTTGACTGAGCCCTGTACAAATACACTGGTTTAAATATGGTGAATTTACAAATAGATCAAAGTCTATGGAATAGatgaacattttattttatccttttaggATTATGATCACCACTGTAACTTGTAAGTTGCAAAACATTAATAGTTTGAATGGACAAAGGCAAGAGGTTTGAACAACTGAAGTTGTTAAGTGGTACCATACTCACTTGTCACCTGTTTGGCTCACTTGTCACCTGAACAACACATCTTACAAGACATCAGCAACTTAGCCTGCTCCAACATTCACTGATGGCCTTTCGAACATTCTTTGGTTTGCAGACCTGTTGAACAACCATGGCCCAAGTAGAAGCTTTTGGCAGCAAAAATTTATGCATCATCACTTCTATAATTTTGGAAGCACCTATTGTTCTCTGTCGCTTAACTAACCGGACTACAAGCTCATCTAGAAACTCCCTCCCATCTTGAGGTGGGTTCATATTTTCTCTTAAAGTTTTCAAGAAAATGTCGCACGTAATAAAATCAGGATCACAACCTTGATCTAGCATAATATTTAGAATATCAATGGCACGAAAGATGCTCTTCTGTATGCAAAAAGCATTTAAAAGTATGTTATATGTGATCACATCCGGTTGTACCACTGGCCCTTGACAAAGCATCTGATTGAAAAGTTTCAGTCCCTGTTCTACTAAGTTTGCATTACAGAAGCCATGAATCATTGAACTGTAAGCCACAACATCTAATTTAATTCCTCTACTCAGCATTTGCTTCCACACCATTAAGGCCTCCATAAACTTCCCATCCTTGCACAAGCCATTAATGAGTATACTGTAACAAACCTCATTATGAATACAATTATTGTTTGCCATCTCTTTCCAAACAAGAATAGCTTTATGGCTATCACCTGCTTCAAAATAACCCCTCATTAGGGAGCTGTAAGTGAAAGAATTGGGCAAGTAACCTTTATTCTTCATTTCAGATAAGAACCCCCTTGCTTCATCCAGCTTCCCTTCTCGGCAAAGACCATCTATAAGAGCACTATAAACTATGGTATTTGGTCCACATCCTTTTCCAACCATTTCCTTCCACAACTCCATTGCCTGATTGAATTTTCCCTCCTTGCACAGGCCGCTAATAAGGGATGAGTATACATACTCATTCCCCCGATGACCTCTTGCCTCTAAGGAAACCAACACACGAGTTCCATCAGATGCTCTACCTTGCATAACAAACCCATTAATAAGTGTTCCAAAAGTAACATCATTAGGCACACACTTATTTGACACCATCTGATTCAACAGACTCACCGCCTTCTCCAACTTCCCCTTGAGGCACAACCCATGAACAAGGGCATTGTACGTAACTTCATTCGGGACACAACCCTTCAGAAACATATTATCAACCAGCTTGGCAGCGCGCCCCAAGTCACCCTTCTTGCACAACGCACTGATCAACACATTAAACGCAACCAGGTTCGGGAAGGTCCCCTCAACCTGCATTTCGTCCAACAACGAAACCGCCTCATCAATTCTCTCTTCCTTGCACAACCCATGCATCAATGTCGAATAGGTATAATTATCCGGAGCACAATTCCTGAGTGGAATCTCTCTAAAAACCTCAATTGCTTTATCAACCAAACCAAGCCTACACATGGCCttaatgaccaaattaaaagtgAGTGCATTAGGGTGAATGTTCAAACTCTTGGATGCAACAACATGATTGTAAAACTCCAATGCACGATTGAAAAGACCCTCTTGAACAATCACATTGAGAACAGAATTGAATGATTTCACGGTTTGTTTGCACTGAAACTCACCCCACATTCTGTGAAACAAGTCCACAGCTTTCTCAGGCAAATGGGCCTTCCCATAAGCTTTGAACATAACAATGAAATTCTTCTCTAAAAATACCCTCCTTTCGCGCTTCATTTGATGAAGCACCTCTTCCAGGGACCGAAAATCGAGGGAAGAGGCGTGGCTTTCAATGAGGGAATAGAAAGACAAATCGCCCAATTTGTAAGAACCCATTTGGGTACCTGATTTGAAGATTTCAGATGAAGGGTGGGGTTTGtgggaagaggaagaataagAGGGGAGTGTAATTAGGGTTTGGGAGAAATAGCGATGGAGAGTTGTTCGAAGAAGGTTTGTGGGAAATGATGAGTGCTTTGGCATGACATGGATCAttcgggaaaaaaaaaaagtggggttTTGAGGTAATGGGCAGTGTCACTGACTCAGTGAGTTGAGTTTATAGTTTTGAGAATGTTAATGTTGTCTTGTCGGAGATGGAGGCGATTGTCTTCTCAAGTTGTTGCATTTTCATGGAGACGATGACTGTGAGTGACGGGGTCTAACACTAACGTTTGTTGTTTACATGTTTTTTGtggtaaatttttcttttttattctttgtaaaTTGGTTTCGGAAGTTTTCCACACCTTCAACCCTAATTACTAATTagatgtatttttaattatttttttattttataaattagaataaagaagggagtttttactctctttatttttttttaaaaaatatgtatatttaattttcttatcatatttcaattttaaattatttttatgcgacaatttaaataattataaatttaaaatattattatgtaaatGCATTTAGATAAATTATGAGGTGTTTTTTTAACTCTTAGTTcattaggaaaataaaaaaaaatttgactgATGTATAATTTGATCGAGAGataaataaagtttattaaaaattatttttatcaatcttaattttaatatattaattatttgtgctcaatcatttgattatttttttaagtagggttcaaactataaaaaaatttaaaattatatgcaCATGTTTAAGGAATagagatagaaaaaagaaattgagtATATAgtgaaagtataaaataattttatacttttatccGATATGCTACCACTTGCTAACCAATACTGGTGAATAAATAAAGACTTCTTTGCAACAGTTTCGATtctgttgtttttttattaaaaaaaatcgaaagATGGGGTTAAAAAACTACTGggatttctaattttattgcaAGATTGTCACggacaacaacaaaataataataataataataataaataaataaaacataatgaattttgaaaagcatATTGTATCTGTATCCTATTTATTCTTCCTACGTTGTAAATACTTGCTgtttaaatattattcaatatagTTTCGAGATACGTGATATTGAGAGAATTATGTAACTATGCTATTGAAGCATTCTTTCTTAATAAAGTCATTTGTTAAAGCGCTAACACTAGTTGCAGGCTGTGACGTATTTGGTATCAAATGTTAGCAATCTGTTTATGATGCAGAAACAACATTTCTTAGCGATTTTAGACAAATGGTATAGTAATCCTTTTCATTAAAAACCTTAATCTATTTTCAGTTATTTCTGCAGAATTGTTTATTGCTGATTATAGCACCctgcaaaatatatattttatgcacCCTAGAAAAAACAACTGTGCAactataaatgaattaaaacatCAGTCTGCTTATATTAATTCACTTCTTCTATTTTAATCAAGTAATATGACCCTCATTTTGGGATTCAAGGCTTACTATGGTGTAGAATTTCATTTAACTAGTGGAATTGTGGAAGGGAAATCTAAATTCAAAATACAAACAGATAGAGTACACATATCTAAGGcccttcattttttatgttctgtGTATTCAACTTTGGATGGCAGCTTCTCTTGTGGGTGAGCCATATCATAAGTTGCATGGAGGCCAAAGAAAAAGTAATAGATCAGCATTACCACAGTGCACACCCCAAATCTTATGAAGGCATCATACTCCAAAGACCCCATGAGGAATACATTTGTTGCAATTGACAAAGATGGCACCCATGGAACAAGTGGAACACCCCAAACTCTTGGCACCCTTTGCTGAGTCAAAAAAAGTTGCATCCCTAGTGTTGCCAAGAACCAGATAGGAACAGTCACAGTGTATCCAATCCAACCATTAGGCCTAAGTCCCCAATAAGCTGAAATTCCAATTGAGGAAGCAATAATGAGCACCAAAAAGATAACTAGCTTTATCAAATTCTCTCTTGGTGTGACCCCTCTCACATAGTACCTCCTCACCAAAAGGGCAGCAGAGATCATCATGAACACGAAGAGCGCGCTCACCGATATCAAGCTTGACAACACATCCAAGCCTGTGAAAAAGGCTATGGTGGCACTTGCAATGGTAATCAAGAGTGTAGCATTTATAGGAGTTCCTGTCTTAGGGTGCACAAGAGCAAACCACGGAGGGATCATGTGGCAACGCGCAATGTGAGTAATGTATCGTGCCTGCGACAATCTTGCCACAAGAAGCACTGTGGTCATCCCTTTAAGTGCACCAAAAGCTACCACATATTTAGCCCACTTCATTCCTACATTCTGAAATGCAACTGAGAAAGCAGCACCAGTGTCAATTTCTGTGTATTTCTGCATCATGCTCAGTGAGAGTGCCATCAAGCAATAAATCACTGTGATCATGGACATTGACCCAACCAATCCTATTGGTATGTCCCTTGATGGATTCTTGGTTTCTTCAGCCATGGTTGCAATACTATCAAACCCTCCATATGCAAAGTAAAGAATTGCAGCAGCCTTAAACACCCCTTTAGCCCCATAAGGTAAAAACGGAGTCAAATTTGATGTGTCAGCATGAAGAAACCCTGCAACAATCACAAATATAATAACAGCAGTGTTGATGGCAGATGCTATCCAATTGAGAACTGAAGTTTTTCTTGTGCTGATGATTGTGATTGCTGAAGCAATCACCAGAACCACAGAAGCTATAGGGTCCAGCAAGTTGTAACCCTCTTTGAGATTTGTTTTAATGCACAGCGAATTCTTTGGACGGTTCAAAAGGCTTGTGAAGTATGAAGTCCATGATCTTGCCACTGCTGCACTTCCAATAACACTCTCAAGAAGAATGTTGCCGGCAGTTATGAAAGCAACAAAGTCTCCTAATTCAACTCTCAAGTAAGCAAATGAGCCTCCTGCAGAAGGAACTTCCACAGCAAACTCTGTGTAGCAGAAAACAGAAAGCATTGCTGAGAAGCCTGAGGCAACATAGGATAAGACAATGGCTGGTCCAGCACTGTCATGAGCCTGTTGACCAGTGAGCACAAAGATTCCTGCTCCGATCACCGCGCCAAAACCGAACCATATGAGGTCCCACCAGTTGAGGCAACGTTTCATGTCATGCTCACTTTGTTTCTTGAGTTCCTCTGTCTCAGTGGCATCATCTGATCTTGCTAAGAGACGGTCCTTGAACCTTAGCCGTGTTTGAGAAAGGGCGGAAACGTAGTTGTTCCAGCTTTGGAAGGACTCCTCAGGCAAGAAATCTTGTTTGCTCCATCTCCAATAGCCTCTTTGAGGTTCAGCCTCATCTTTGTCTCTTGTGGAAGCCATTCAGAATTTTGCTTCTTTTCTGAAGCTACCAATTAGATTTTGAGTGGAAGCCTGAGGAGGAAAACAAGTATAAGCAGATATCTTTGAAGTATGGAATTGAGTCCTTCCAAGTgtcataaaatcataaattctttTGTCAGTTGGTGTGGAATTTCCACTCTTCATCAACTGTCCTTTAGTGTGCATTCAATAGAAGGGCCTCATTACATATAAGAGGGTGTTACTCTGCCCTTAGAAGATATTATCATGCTGAATTTTACTTATTACtttcagacaaaaatttatttacatatattaaatccgatccaccaaaaaaaatatattaaatccaACTTATATAAAACAAGCTACTCATTGGAGAAGGCAAAGAAAGTAATTTCAGTAGTTGATGAAATATAAGCAAGTTGTTTTTGGAAAAAgcttacatttatatatatatatatatatatatatatatatatatatatatatatatatatatatatatatatatatatatatattatacttaaAAGGACATTTCAGAACCACAGAAGTTCATAATCTTGAGCTTTGTTTGTatcgtaaaattatatttggtgTATCAGATAATTGGATTTTGGAACGAGTGTTTGATATGGGAACAGCATGTACTAAGTGTGAAAGAGTCAGCATACTAAAGCCAAGTTGGGATTCTCGCCACGTTGTTATCAAATTAGCAGTCAAGGCACGATGTCTTTGGAAAAACAATTGAAGCTGTCACATTATGCCAACTAAGGTGAAGATCCAAGATTTATCACAAAAATATCCTAATTAAGGACTAACTGTTGTTTATCTTCAAATTAACAGTGCATTAATGTAGACTAATCAGTGTGCCAGATATAATGTAGATACTGTCAAAGTAAGTGTGGTCCATTTGTGGCCATCTGATTTGAAAATTCTATTGATTCTTATCATTGAATCTTCAATCCCTGCCCATGTAGCTTACTAGTTATAAGCTTGCTCAAGTCAACACCATCAAAAGATAACCCTATCCCTAGAGGGTTTGCATTATCATATGTGCATTCTTGGATATATTGTGTCATCTATTTGTTCACATttgatatatgaaaataatgtgATTTTGTCGAGAAatcatgtttagttgtttttaaGCAGTTTCGGCTATAAAAGCACTTCTgactaaaagtaaaatattgtaGTTTATGGTTGGATTGAAATTTTCACTTCATATTTTCTAAATAAGAGTTTTTAAGCACAAACtacttcattttaaatttaattttaatcaaaattagaagcaaaattactcaaaatcaagtttgcaaaccaaacacattaTGAATTGTGTTGTATGTTGGTTCATTAACAACCATTAGTTAGTTCTTTTGCTCTTTACcaacttgtatttttttgttttctgttattcTGTTATAATATGTAACagttaattagttttaagttGGTTGGGTTAGTTAGGCTTGAAATAGTGtttctatttcttcttcttgtatAGCCTAATTTTGTAGAGAGTTTTGTACTTAGAAAATTCTACAGAGATTGAATAAAGTGGCTGTTGTGAGCATAGTGTTCATCCTTTTTCCTGCATTTTGCTTATTCTTGTTCATACAAGAAACTCATTCTTTTGTGAATTAAAATATGATCTTGGCACAACAAATTGGTGCGGTGAGCGTGGAGCGATTTTGAGTTCGATGGGCTCGGCCAAATATAAGGTTGAAAAATTCACAGGGCAAAATGATTTTGGGTTATGGCGATTGAAGATGAGAGCTCTTCTTGTTCAGCAGGGCCTGGTGGAAGCACTTGATGGAGAAGCCAAACTTGAAAAGATGATGGCTGATGGGGATATGAAAGCACTACTGCAGAAGGCACACAGTGCAATTATTCTCAATCTTGGAGACAAGGTGTTGAGGCAAGTCTCTAAGGAAACAACTGCTGCTGGGGTTTGGTCAAAGCTTGAAGGTTTGTACATGACCAAATCTTTAGTTAATCGTCTTTACCTAAAACAGTCTTTGTGTTCGTTTAAAATGCATGAAGATAGATCAGTAGGAGAACAATTGGATTTGTTTAATAAACTGATTCTAGATCttgaaaatattgatgtcaCTATTGATGATGAGGATCAAGCTTTGTTATTGTTGTGCTCTTTGCCTAAGAGTTACTCTCATTTCAAAGAGACTTTATTGTTTGGAAGAGATTATGTTTCTCTTGATGAAGTGCAGGCTGCTCTGAATTCAAAggaattgaatgaaagaaaggaaaagaagtccTCAACAAGTGGTGAAGGGCTGACAGCAAGAGGCAAGACCTTCAAGAAAGATAGTAAATTTGATAAGAAGAAGCAAAAGCCAGAAAATCAGAAGAATGGTGAAGGAAACATCTTCAAAATCAGATGTTATCATTGTAAAAAGGAGGGTCATACAAGGAAAGTTTGTCCTGAAA
It contains:
- the LOC100802519 gene encoding cationic amino acid transporter 5, which encodes MASTRDKDEAEPQRGYWRWSKQDFLPEESFQSWNNYVSALSQTRLRFKDRLLARSDDATETEELKKQSEHDMKRCLNWWDLIWFGFGAVIGAGIFVLTGQQAHDSAGPAIVLSYVASGFSAMLSVFCYTEFAVEVPSAGGSFAYLRVELGDFVAFITAGNILLESVIGSAAVARSWTSYFTSLLNRPKNSLCIKTNLKEGYNLLDPIASVVLVIASAITIISTRKTSVLNWIASAINTAVIIFVIVAGFLHADTSNLTPFLPYGAKGVFKAAAILYFAYGGFDSIATMAEETKNPSRDIPIGLVGSMSMITVIYCLMALSLSMMQKYTEIDTGAAFSVAFQNVGMKWAKYVVAFGALKGMTTVLLVARLSQARYITHIARCHMIPPWFALVHPKTGTPINATLLITIASATIAFFTGLDVLSSLISVSALFVFMMISAALLVRRYYVRGVTPRENLIKLVIFLVLIIASSIGISAYWGLRPNGWIGYTVTVPIWFLATLGMQLFLTQQRVPRVWGVPLVPWVPSLSIATNVFLMGSLEYDAFIRFGVCTVVMLIYYFFFGLHATYDMAHPQEKLPSKVEYTEHKK
- the LOC100801994 gene encoding pentatricopeptide repeat-containing protein At4g20090, with the protein product MIHVMPKHSSFPTNLLRTTLHRYFSQTLITLPSYSSSSHKPHPSSEIFKSGTQMGSYKLGDLSFYSLIESHASSLDFRSLEEVLHQMKRERRVFLEKNFIVMFKAYGKAHLPEKAVDLFHRMWGEFQCKQTVKSFNSVLNVIVQEGLFNRALEFYNHVVASKSLNIHPNALTFNLVIKAMCRLGLVDKAIEVFREIPLRNCAPDNYTYSTLMHGLCKEERIDEAVSLLDEMQVEGTFPNLVAFNVLISALCKKGDLGRAAKLVDNMFLKGCVPNEVTYNALVHGLCLKGKLEKAVSLLNQMVSNKCVPNDVTFGTLINGFVMQGRASDGTRVLVSLEARGHRGNEYVYSSLISGLCKEGKFNQAMELWKEMVGKGCGPNTIVYSALIDGLCREGKLDEARGFLSEMKNKGYLPNSFTYSSLMRGYFEAGDSHKAILVWKEMANNNCIHNEVCYSILINGLCKDGKFMEALMVWKQMLSRGIKLDVVAYSSMIHGFCNANLVEQGLKLFNQMLCQGPVVQPDVITYNILLNAFCIQKSIFRAIDILNIMLDQGCDPDFITCDIFLKTLRENMNPPQDGREFLDELVVRLVKRQRTIGASKIIEVMMHKFLLPKASTWAMVVQQVCKPKNVRKAISECWSRLSC